The genomic stretch ACTTTGATTATCTTCTTTATTTAAAAAGATCAATTAAGAAACAAAGTAGAGTTTGAAGCACAGACAGAAAGACAAAACATGCAGCATGCATGTTCTGCTACAACAAAACGCTAGCAAATTGAAAGATCTTGTGAAAAGAATGCAGGCAGGGGGAAGAGATAATCAGGGTTTAGTAGCAACGAAGCTTTCTTTTCATAATCAGCAGGTATAAGGAAAACGCCTCTTTACCTCTCCGAGTAGGTTTGCAACTGCTTGATTGCCAAGTGTTCGAAAATCGATGTTACGCCGATCCACTatcgaaaacaaagaaagtatcAACAAGAGTTTCGTGaacaaaaataatacaaacGAAAGACAAAAATCAAGTAAACTGTAAATAAGAGTAAACATTATTGTAAATGTTTAGAGAAAATGTTCTCTCGTGTAGCCACAACTAGAAAAGGATAAGATTTCTTACAAAATGGCAGCTGCATATTCTCCTCTGTTATGGGAAACATGTCGCTTGTGTACTGTAACCAAAGAAGactgaaatttaattaattcgATAACGtgttcggaaaaaaaaaaacagaaaaagctcTAGGCTCCTTTCTTTGTTTAACTGTCAAATTGCACAGAccctaacaacaacaacaacaacaacaaaaagcagGTTTACCTCGATGAACAAAACGACAATGAAAATACACCATGAGAGTTCAATCAAAAGACCcgaaataaaataaactgcGAGAATTTGAGGGAGAAAAACCGAGGCGCCTGCAGAAAAGAAACACCACCAGGAGCAGTGAAAAGGGGATGAATATACTCAACACACTTGAGACGTCGATTTAGGCCCTCGAACCTGGGGcccttttctcgaaagttccgaaagcttttcgggcccgaaaagccttTTGtgaaactgttttgttttgcaaaGCCGATCTTTCAACGTGTTTTCAAgctaacaaaaagaaaactatctCCGTcctaaagtttcgggactttcgagaaacgggtccctgggGCCAGTTCTCGAAAATCCCAGAACTTTTCTTAGGAAGGGTGAAGTTTTGAGTCATCAAttttcacaatcattttgcCTTTGGTCATCTTGAAAACATACTAAAAGACCAGCTTTTTAAACAATACGGCATGTTGAAAAATGGCGACTATTCCAGCAGTAAGAATGCTCTTCTCCTTATAAGGCAAAAGGAATTGtgttttttgcatgcacgtctCCGAAATGTCCACATCCTTGGGAAGTACGTACGCAGttcaaagcacaaagcaatggTTTCTCCTTGGCTTCGGAAAGCTGGGGAATCTGCTTTAAAAATTGAACATAACCGAGTGTCTTTAAAAGGATCATTCTCTTTCAAACTTTCCGACCACAACACAGTGGATGGTTCTTAAATGGCCTGTCACCTCAACATAGTTTTCCAGTATACTTATTCTCCGAAATCTTCCCAAATACACTGTGTTGTGTTTTGGACCTTTGGgttgaaaattcacttttttgtttgctttgaaagacggaaaaaagtggtcatactttaaTCCATAACCGAGAAATGAAGGGAAATGGGTTTAATAGTGGGTTGACGTCATAGACTGCTCTGCATTTTGctgtttctttgaaaaactgcGATCCAAATTACTTTGTGACGTAAATCCGGTATCGAACctattccccttcattgctcggttatggatcaaagtatgaccacctTTTCCgtctttcaaagaaaataaaaaagttgttttcaatccaaaggttctaaaaataacacaaaatattTGGGATGATTTGGGAGaataaatgaagtgaaaactgtCTTGAGGCGATAGGCACTTCAACGTTATTTCTGAATAAGTCCTTCTCACCGAAACATTGCCTGAAGCACTGAATAAATCAGATGTTTCTTCTGCTTCACTTTCATTGCTTCCCGCTGTTAGCTCCTTCCACAATTCAACGCCTTCCTTTTCAATCTTGGACATCTCACCACTGTCGGATGCCCCTCGATCAGCCTGGTAACGAGCTTCCAGTTTGTCACGAATTATCGCAACACCCTGGGGCTGAGTTGACGTCACTCTGTTGACAAGTCGAGTAGGAAGACTTCCTGAAAATAGAAAGAGAAACTATTCTCCACTTGTCCATTACCTTGACACGAGGACATATCGAGAGAAGGGAAATAAATGATTTGATGTCGAAAGAATTCCGGAGCGCGAGAGGGAATCGCTAGCCTAGTAAGCGCGAGAAAGAGCCCTAACTCGTGCGAGAGGGTAGAGGTCCAAAAATTCGCGCGAAAGATGCAGTGTTGCGAAATCAAATTCttttaaatattggtttttcgaAATGGCGAAAAGCAAAGTATACGGAGACACCGTTCTTAGAGAGGATAAGTGTGCTTACAAACCACATATAAGTCACAAAAGACACCCAGTCCGCCCTCTAAGCCCACCCTGGTGGATAGCAAGTACTCTCACTGTGGGGCAATCACTCACTGTGGGGCAATCATGCTCAGAAAAGCTTGCAATACCCAGCCTTAATAAAATATGTCGTCACGTTGACTCAGTTGGTATAGTTGCTAAAACAATGCAGAATTCTGGGCGTTGTGATAGCATTTTTTTCCCTAGTGGATAAAGCTCCTGTCTTACGTGGCAAGTTTGCTGCATGATGGACGCAAAAACCACTCACCTTTCAAATCCACGCGTGTGATGTAGGTAACAAGACACTTGGGTGGATCGGAACTAATTTCTTTCACCACAAAACCACCGATGACCAGTTCAGCTCTAAAAGGGAATATTAGAATTAAACACTCCTGCTCTGCAGGTGCTGGTGAGGACTCTGAGAGAACCTTCCTCACCAGTCCTTCTTCACCCAAGTGATCCTGTGCATGGACTGAAGCCaaattgaaacacatacatgacgtcacagcagcgaTGTTACAACGAAACTGCAGCCAAGTAGGTTCATTCTCAGATAATCGAATAATTGAGCTTTACGGCTGAGGCTAGtatattttttcaacatttcgtcaggcacggcctggCTTCTTCACGGAGTAATGAAAAACACCTCTTGTTCCGGTTAAAACCCGGTCATTGCTCTAGTTTGTGAAAACACTCAAAAGCATCGTCTTTTAATTCCTTTCGGCTCTTCTTCGCTCTTGTTTCTAAGAGCGCAAGAAAAGCCCCACCAGcttctcccccacccccccccccaaaaaaaaaacccgaatgCTCTTCAGGAAAAAGAATTCACTACTTTACGTTGCTTTTTACCTCACAAGTCCTTTCTGTTCAGGACAACTCTCGTGCTCAACcttagaaagaagaaattaaaaaatattacttctttGATTCTTATAAGGGGATGAGCAATGCGCGAAAAAGGTAGGAGCCACGCCCTTTTCTAGACTTGAAACAATATCCCAACCCTGAGACAAATATGACGCGAGTCTCTAATATCACAGCTAATGCATTCCGGGGATAACTTTATTAACATTCGATGCATACAATTCATCCAGAAACCCATAAAGGGTTGAAAAGGTGTAAGGCacattcacagcttccgaatattcagtgctaagtaccatatttggaaacccctcgcttcAGTTCAGTTcacgcgagaacattggtggtattgcgtcacggtgttcttgcgaactgattggttgaatgtttctctcttgttgttccaaatatggtacttagcaaattgaataatCAGAAgattgtttcccagcacacaaggggccgttatacgcgtttcaacccttatgtgTTTCTAATTCATCTCAGAATGTTTCAAAATTAGAGACAAACCGATTTCTGAGACTGCCGAACTGAATGGATGAACAAAACTtttaatcacttttttttttatttttagcgaGTAATCAAAGTTAAAAGTGTTATCAGTATCAGCTATGAACAATATAATTTTACCAAAAAGTAGCTTTTGAGGTACTGTAAGATTTTAGTCATGGAAATAAATATTAAGAAGGATCGATTTAGAAAacgtattaagaataaaaagtaacaacactatccgacgtttcggagtcagacttgaccccattatcaaggttaaactgtactggaaaaattcgcaatttaaatacaacgggcgttaggtcaaaacaaagacatgcatagatggaaattaaacgatagttgacactaagatatttacaatttttgctagaatacaaaaggcgaaggtcaaacaaaaactttagcacgaatggaatctgactgcttatttagtgatggttgacgctcacgtatcaaaagcatctcgtgaacgagacagtcaaatttcgatttgcatttctttaggatgGACAAAAAAGAACCGATGGACAAAAAAGAACTTGTCTCTTCAACTCTCCGCTCTATCGCCCTAAACTACATCGAACGCAAAGGTCCTAAACAACCCAGAGCTATACGTACTGCCATAGCACAGTTGAAACAGCGTGATGATATCATAATAACTAAACCCGATAAGGGATCAGGGGTTGTCATTATGGATAAAGCTGAGTATATCCGGCTTCTCAACAAAGCCTCCATCGATGACAGCACGAAATTCGTCCCTATTAGCTCAGAAAGACCAAAAGCGAAGGGTCGACCGCCCAAGTATTACCATCCCCTCTTAGAAAAAGAGAAACTTGTTAACAACGCCATAAAGAGAATTCTCCCCAAGGACGTCGCTGAATCGCTACTATCACAGGGCTCGCGTTTAGCTCATCTTTACGGCCTGCCGAAGACGCACAAGAAGAACCTCTCTGTTAGACCCATACTATCTGCAACAGGAACATACAACTTCCAGCTGGCAAAATGGCTTGACGAAAAGCTAAAACCTCTCTCTCTCAATCATCATACCATCACCGACGTTTTTGAATTTGCGGAGGAAGTTACTCAACTCGATTTTAACGAGAATGATATTTTAGTATCATATGATGTAACTTCTTTGTTTACAAATGTGCCTTTGGACGAGACGATAGAGATACTTGCCACCAAGGCTTTTCGTGACAATTGGTTCAACAAAACCAACAACCTAAATATCACCAAATCAGACCTGATCGAACTGCTAGAATTAGCTACCAAACACCAGCTCTTCCAATATAATGGTGAACTGTACGAACAGAAAGATGGAGTAGGCATGGGGTCTCCCCTAGGCCCCCTAATGGCCAATGCCTTCTTGTGTCATATAGAGGAACATTTAGATCTGCCTGATTACTACAGACGGTACGTAGACGATACAATTACCGTAATGTCTTGTGAATCAGCCGCTCATGTTTTCCTTGATGAATTAAACAGCATTCATCCGTCTCTACATTTCACCATGGAAATCGCGACCAATGGTAAACTACCTTTCCTTGGAATGCTTCTTGATAAGAATGGTCCTCGGATATCAACCTGTGTCTACCGAAAACCGACTGACAAAGGCTTATTACTACACTACCATAGTCACGTGGACCATCGTTATAAGACTGGCCTGCTTACGACCATGCTTAACAGGGCCTATCGGTTGTCCTCAAGTTGGCAATTATTCTCTGATGAGTGCGAAAAGctcaaaaatatcttcaaaCGCCTTAAATACCCAGAGGACCTAATTAACAGATCTGTTAAGAATTTTGTCGACTATGTTCAATCGGATGCCGAGAAACCACCACAAGCGCAATACCAAGGAAAAACCGTCCGTATTGTATTACCGTACAAAGACCAGAAGTCAGCTAACGTGCTACGGAGACGACTCAAAGATCTGAGCGTTAAAATTGGTAACACCATCGAGATTGTTCCTGTGTTTATTAATCGTAAGATTGAAAGTCATCTCAAACACCGCGAAAACAAGCCAaatgttgtaaataaccaatgtgctgtttattattttaaatgtggtcTATGCGATATGGACTACATTGGTTatacaacaaggcatttacatcagcgtatagaggaacacaaatccctatcatcttcggttggtcgacacatgaagacgaaacacgatctggacaaacctgaacttaaagcacattttacgatcctaaagaaatgcaaatcgaaatttgactgtctcgttcacgagatgcttttgatacgtgagcgtcaaccatcactaaataagcagtcagattccattcgtgctaaagtttttgtttgaccttcgccttttgtattctagcaaaaattgtaaatatcttagtgtcaactatcgtttaatttccatctatgcatgtctttgttttgacctaacgcccgttgtatttaaattgcgaatttttccagtacagtttaaccttgataatggggtcaagtctgactccgaaacgtcggatagtgttgttactttttgaaataaatattattgttgatACTAAAAAGAATCTTGAACTTGAAAGATCATAATATTCTAATGAAAGCAATCCGTTTCACTATTTATAATATAGAAAGCAAAAGCCAAAACCGAAGAGAAACTGAAACCTACCGCTTCGCACGCAAAGCAGACCACACTTTCATCAATCCTCTTAAGATGCCAAAAAGTACAAAAGTCACGACCACTGGCCGGCCATACTGGTTTATACTCCATCAGCGTAACCTTAATGACAAGAACAGCCACGTTAAAATGCACTAAAATAGcgaaagaaacaaacaacattCGAAAGGGTATAACCGTAACTGATTGTGTTAAAAGTGCCGGTCATCCTAGATTGGAGACGACCGCGTTGACACGCTTGTCTTCTCACTCGTACGTTTTCGGGTTTCCTCATGTTGGAAGTGTGAAAAAAGTCGACTTGGGGTTAATAAACGGGAACTATCATTTTTCCAACATCCCCCACCCTCCTCTCCCCAATCACAAACAGGGCGAGGagctagcctgcgagcaagctctctttcggggTGGGTGGGCGGGCGGGCGGGCGGGCGGGCGCCCGCCCGCCCACCCACCgccgaaagagagcttgctcgcaggctagctCCTCGCCCTGTTTGTGATTGGGGAGAGGAGGGTGGGGGATGTTGGAAAAATGATAGTTCCCGTTTATTGCCCGCCCGCCCACCCAccccgaaagagagcttgctcgcaggctaggcGAGGAGCTAGAGCCCTGAGCCTCGCATCTTCAAAACTACTTGACAGTTCAATCTTTTGGAGCAAGCTTCCAAGCGTTTTGAGTGGTTCAGGTTTTTCCCGCAAACCTTGATATAATCTAAGACCATCTTTTACAGTGTAAAGTTTCCTCGCCCCAGATGCGTTTATAAACTTAATTTATTCactcacaggcagcccaagctcggtatacgatttatagaatTTTTATGGTagaattaactttgagcttataaatgctcaaataagctgtaaatgtagaaataaacttcgcttacctctacgtacagttgtcctcgtcttttctgttcaatcggagggcaaactgtgtccgttttagccgggtttgtggctttcgaatttttacgatgtcgttagttgtcatttcccctcataaagagaagggaagggaaatgacaactaacgacatcgggCTGCCTGTGATTCACTTTCTTTAGGGACGCAAGCAGTATTAATGCATCCTGAGTTAAGTGACAGTTTGATAATGCTAACAGTTAAATTCAAAACCGCACTGGCTAACGAATACCTAGACTATGCAAGACAAAGAaataatcaagtaaagctatgatcttcgcagttatgatttacttgatttcatatccgcagttcatatatgattcatttcctataccatttcaacaaagaaataatGTCATGCAACACACAAGAGCCTAGGCCTCTTACCTTTGAAAGAGGGCCATACTCCTGCACAGTTTTACCTGTGAAACAAACATTGCTTTCATTTGCTAGACTGGCAACTTTAGGATGATATGGCACTCATAAACGTTAAGATCTACGTTTCATCGTATTCTAGTTACACCACAGTTCCATCTCAAAACTTATTTTCTATGTAAAGCGCTATGAGCTTTTAATTGCACCATATAGATGtaatttactattattattattattattattattattatttttattattattattacatccGTTAAGTCCGTTAATTAAATGTCTCTTTTCAAGTACTGTAATTCACGCTATATCACAATTCATATTGTACCGTCTCTGAAAACCATAGTCATTGCTTGTAAACCTTGTAAGGAAAACAAAAGCCTTACGAAACATTGGGTTAAAACATTTCCTCTACAGTTCAAAATAAGTGTTGCTCATTTTCGTTTGTCTCTGATAATTTCAAGAATTTTCACATTCAGACTATCCGGcaacagagaaaacaaactccaattgttttaaaaaacataAGGAGTACTCGTCCACTGAGTTTGAAGTAGAGGAACATTGAAGATATATTGCGTAATTTACACTTCTGTAGGAAAGTTATGTCCAAGGAAGCTTTGCTGAAGCGTTGAATAGTCCTCTCGTAATCTCTGACTGAAAACATTTATTTTCTGGGTGAAACTTCAGATGGTGCAAAAGCACATACAACCCAAGCTAAATGTTCCCCTCCCCACCCTCCACCCGTCTTTTTTGTCTCGCCCCATTCATCGGCCGTTTTTCACGCACAAGGACTACCACAGAACTACTACTAAGAATAAAGTAGTTAATACGCAAGGAAATGCTTGAGGAACCAGATCCAACAAAAGTGGAATATTGGAAAAAATCCTGGGAAGAAGGCAACTTCAACTGGCACCAAAACACAGTTCACAAAATGCTCCAAAAGTATTTTGACGAGCTCACTGGTGGACGATCCAACGTAAGAGTGTTCGTTCCTTTGTGCGGAAAATCTCTCGATATGTTGTGGTTAGCTGAACAGGGACACAGCGTCGTTGGCGTAGAGGTATCAAAGCTAGCGATTGAAAGTTTCTTCGCAGAAAACAACCTCGCGTTTTCAGCGGAGCAAGTAATATTGACAGCGACTACTGATCCAGTCGATGTGTACAAGTGCGTGGGAAAGCAAATAACAATCTTCTGTTGCGACTTGTTTGCGCTATCTGAAGAGGACGTCGGTAAAAGATTCGATGCGATTTGGGATCGTGGTTCGTTGTCCGCTGTGCAGCCTCAATTTGGTGACAGAGGAAAGAGATACACGAAAAAAATGCGCTCGCTCCTTGCTGACCATGGAAAATACCTGTTGGAAAGTCATTATTACGAACTGGATCGCCAACTCGAACGTCCTGTGAGCCTATCGGTTGAGTTTAGAAATATAATTTTCGAGGAGGACTTCGTCTTAAAGGCTCTTGAGGTTGAAAAATCCGGAGAagactttaaaagaaaatgggGATATTCTGATGAACGGCACTACCACTTAATTCAGCCTAAAGTATAATCATCTCAAATGAGTTGAGGAAGAACAGCACATGCAAATTGGTTGAAAGCTTTAGAAAGAGCGAGACACACAACAAATGGAGCTTATTATGCGCACCACCTTAATTATAAAGCTTGTCACTCCGCTAGTTTTCCtatacgggctcgtgcaatttcgtTCGTCTTGGAAAAAATTTATTTACGAGAATTGCACACAAAAATCATGTGAGTACCTGTGCCTTACATTGATGCTTATTGTCGCCACCCTTGACCCTTGAGCCTTGGTATGACAGTAGAAAATATCTTAGCAAGTGTGGGGTGGATGCCTCatgaatatttttacaaatttcGTATTTGAATTATTACTCATAAGTCTTTTTATAACTTACATGTAAGTTTAGaggaaataaattcattagTTGCAAGAGctataattttaagaaaaaattaaatattttagtttTCAAGCCAAACACTGACCTCTTTCGTAATTCTTTTGTATATAGGGCTGCAATTGCCTGGAATTCCCTTATCTGACAGTGTAAGATATTTTTCTAAACCACCAGCTTTTAAAAATCGACTGAAGCAgttaaaagataattttatgaACATCAATTTTGGAAAGGGTAGCTCCGTAATTTATAATAAGAACTCAGATTTCTATTATTATTGATAATACTTATGTTTTGCTTTTACGTGATTACTACCATATACtaatattttattgtaaatattattatagtaggtccacatcagctgtaaagttgcttcTTCCTCTTTTGACCTGCTTTaccaaataaaataattatgtctgttatgtatgtatgtccaTGCCTTTGTGTTAATATCTCATTTAACCATTGTTGTTTTATTTAAGACTACCTTTCTTGAGCAGATCATCCCATTCTCCTCTATAATCCAATGAAAATACATAGGCCACAATGTAATGAATAGGTACACAAAGCAATGAAGTTCCTTTCAAGGTATCCCAGGGTCTTTCTCCTTCTCTTGCCGGTCGTTTTAAGATATCCACACCCCTAATCAAAGTGAACATGGTCAAGAGATGAGCAGAAGAAGAGCATCACACCATAGTTGATTAAAGGATTGTACAACAGACAAATGTTACTGGACTATAGACTATTACTTTGGACTGCACTGTACTACGTATTACTGGACTGTTACTTTGGTCTGCACTGCTGGATCATTAGTTTGTTCTACTACAAAACCCAACCAAACTTACTTGAATTTACCAACTGAAATCCAACCATCTGTTCCCTCTGTCCCATCACTCAATGCACATAGCTTTTCAATCAGGTTTTCTATACTTTCACTACAAAAGTTAGAACCAATGTCAATAAGGCTTTTGTTTCAATCACTGGGTTGATTAAAACAAGATCCTTCAGGGACCATTCTTTTTAGAGAGATTGTCTTATGGGGTGGATGTGATAAGAATAATACATTCTGAACACATCCATTACTGTGGGTAAACTGGGTAAAGTATATTATTAAGGTTTATAATGCAGAACGCTGTTAATACTAATGCAAAGCTCATGAAAAGCCAAAGAATATGCATGTGATTATTAAACCACCGAAAACAGGTGGTATCAGGTAAACTGAAATGTAATTCTAACACTTGTTTTCATAGTTAAGAGCCAGAGGAAGCACATCATGACAGCCCTTTAATCAAGGAGGCTTTGATCTCAACATTTTGGGACACAGAGTAACAAGGTTCTGGATCACCACCCAACCCTACTGTTCAAACAAGATCTTTAGCATGCATAAGTGAAGACACATTATGTTTCTGGATCATTATCTAGCCAATTATTATTAACTAAAACATCATCGCagcatggtccagtggttagggcgttgggtttgcatgtggctgctccgggttcaaaccccgttctaacctctggatTGGATTTGTTTCGGGTTGTTctggattcaactctaccatgctttgtaaatagccaactagctgCCTCCTGCTAATTGGGGTTTTTTATCATGtttttgttaagtttgaattgtttctttcagattattataAGTGGgttgcctgtgaactagcttgatagctgagtgcacttccactaaaaacaaagcatttaaaTTTACATCACATTCATACAATGTAGCTACTGTAGGATTAAAATTTAACACCTGCTTGAAAGATGAGGAAGGCATAAAGGATCTGATATAGTGTGCTCTGTTTTCTGTGTAAATTAAAAAAGGATCATTAATAATTTAAAGAAGAGTTTGGACACATTGACTTGCATATAGAGAGCTAGATTAAAACGTAAAGAATACTGTGCTTAACAATACACAAAGGGCCAATCAGCAGCCCATTGAATATCACACCCTGCACTTTTTCTATAACTGGCACAATAGAAGTAGATTTAAATTATTGGTACCAGACATGTAGACCACGCATGCCAATTTAGTTACATTATATACCCTGTGTAGGACACAAGATCAGTGAAAAACAATACCTGGGTGGCACATAACTGTGCAACAACAATGAATATGAAGTATGCAAACCAtgtgttatttttttaaatatttctcTAATGTAAATTAAACAGAAGGAGTCATACTGCTTTGCACTGcttttcaaacaaacaaaacaggcAGCCACTTGCTTACTTGAACATCAGCAGTTGTGTTGTTGACAAACCCATAGTCACTGGACGCTGAGGATGACAGAGTGACAGTGACTTGTGATCTGAAGGCCTTCACAGGGGCTACTACTGCAACATTACCCAAATGGGCATCATCTTCACATTTGGATGGCAGCAGAGTTGAAGAAGCTGTCTCACGCTCACAAGACATCATGGAAGGCACATGTGTCATGTTCTCCAACAACTTGGTTGCATCATTATTGCTTGTTGACAGAGACTGAGTCATGACCGGGACCTCCGCTTCAGAGGACCTCACAGTTGAAGTGTCAGCTTTAAAATGTGAAATGAAGTCCTGAAGCCCTGCCAACCTTGATGTTGTCAACCATGGGACTGGTGCAAAGTGCGCTAGCATTGGCTCTACTATCAAAGTTACTTGACAACTGGCCTCTCCATTCTCACCTAAAATTTTATAAGGATGACTTAGGCAGTGATTAATTTTATAACATTGCTAATTAAAACCTGCACTGTTTTAGGGGTATTTCTGATACTGGCAATATGATCTCAAACAACAATGTCATTAAAACATTCAAAGTCAACAACGGCCAATATGAAAATGGAGTATCGTTGTGCAAAAAGCAACAGCAACCTTTCCTCAACCCTACAAACCCCACAGCCGTGACCACGCAACACCTCCCTCAAAGGTCCTATATGTAGGGGTTTCAATAGCTTTTTCCACAAACGGCTGGTGATGGTGGAATAAGCGGCTGTTATCACAGAGCAAACTCAAACACGAGAGGCTACTTATTATGTAAAGACTGCCGGTGGCCagcttattgaaacccctgctcaTACAACAGTATGTCATAAACTCATCTTTATACCATTGCCTATGGAAGACACAAAGAAACAGGACCATTGGGCCCCTTCTgctgaaatgactttttcagtGAATGAACTCATGAACCAAGCTTCTGGTGTTTGACTAGCATCAACTTCCCATTGTCTGTGTACAGAAAATAAGTCACAACAGCTGATTTAAGCACTCAATCAGATaaatacaatattattattgtcagtCAAACTTGGTTTACCAtcaataataatacacatgaaaaaattactcgattctgattggctgagagcagtgcagttcaagtgtaacaccagtgcaaaaagtgtaacaccggtgcaaaaagtgtaacaccagtgcaaaaagtgtaacaccagtgcaaattacacatcgtaattctggattttgatttgcagaaagacattgggaaagttgtagg from Montipora capricornis isolate CH-2021 chromosome 12, ASM3666992v2, whole genome shotgun sequence encodes the following:
- the LOC138026298 gene encoding uncharacterized protein isoform X6; this translates as MKIRKKQLQYGKKIQDLKELVPPTSGKGWQLQRVDSGIRTWQKTSESSPSWIQETIYACSIIVPVSGQKVIDVLKQPSLLLAWDPHVKKVQKVTVASNHDAISVSFNCSNIFLKIVQNIRDFFGEEVNAIYSRQWEVDASQTPEAWFMSSFTEKVISAEGAQWSCFFVSSIGNGENGEASCQVTLIVEPMLAHFAPVPWLTTSRLAGLQDFISHFKADTSTVRSSEAEVPVMTQSLSTSNNDATKLLENMTHVPSMMSCERETASSTLLPSKCEDDAHLGNVAVVAPVKAFRSQVTVTLSSSASSDYGFVNNTTADVQKTEHTISDPLCLPHLSSSESIENLIEKLCALSDGTEGTDGWISVGKFKGVDILKRPAREGERPWDTLKGTSLLCVPIHYIVAYVFSLDYRGEWDDLLKKGKTVQEYGPLSKVTLMEYKPVWPASGRDFCTFWHLKRIDESVVCFACEAVEHESCPEQKGLVRAELVIGGFVVKEISSDPPKCLVTYITRVDLKGSLPTRLVNRVTSTQPQGVAIIRDKLEARYQADRGASDSGEMSKIEKEGVELWKELTAGSNESEAEETSDLFSASGNVSYTSDMFPITEENMQLPFLDRRNIDFRTLGNQAVANLLGEVLMANQLEIEASKEFTEQQSADRDWSYQGTEKDVIILRKISPGERIHSFMGKGVIKLKPADVWQAIRDHMTRYVYDKMLKRIQVVKQIDDQAKILYLRLQAKQCLLKQARDFVLLTMEREESEKFVQASVSVELPELPPSFDITRATVKCCGWIIEPFQQNGQLYSMVSYLVQVDFGGIFPSWLMNLVTRRQPLCIAYLREYLEKSQDQNA
- the LOC138026298 gene encoding uncharacterized protein isoform X3, which translates into the protein MRFSLIARKIRKKQLQYGKKIQDLKEEDPQEATPIRKKIQDLKELVPPTSGKGWQLQRVDSGIRTWQKTSESSPSWIQETIYACSIIVPVSGQKVIDVLKQPSLLLAWDPHVKKVQKVTVASNHDAISVSFNCSNIFLKIVQNIRDFFGEEVNAIYSRQWEVDASQTPEAWFMSSFTEKVISAEGAQWSCFFVSSIGNGENGEASCQVTLIVEPMLAHFAPVPWLTTSRLAGLQDFISHFKADTSTVRSSEAEVPVMTQSLSTSNNDATKLLENMTHVPSMMSCERETASSTLLPSKCEDDAHLGNVAVVAPVKAFRSQVTVTLSSSASSDYGFVNNTTADVQKTEHTISDPLCLPHLSSSESIENLIEKLCALSDGTEGTDGWISVGKFKGVDILKRPAREGERPWDTLKGTSLLCVPIHYIVAYVFSLDYRGEWDDLLKKGKTVQEYGPLSKVTLMEYKPVWPASGRDFCTFWHLKRIDESVVCFACEAVEHESCPEQKGLVRAELVIGGFVVKEISSDPPKCLVTYITRVDLKGSLPTRLVNRVTSTQPQGVAIIRDKLEARYQADRGASDSGEMSKIEKEGVELWKELTAGSNESEAEETSDLFSASGNVSYTSDMFPITEENMQLPFLDRRNIDFRTLGNQAVANLLGEVLMANQLEIEASKEFTEQQSADRDWSYQGTEKDVIILRKISPGERIHSFMGKGVIKLKPADVWQAIRDHMTRYVYDKMLKRIQVVKQIDDQAKILYLRLQAKQCLLKQARDFVLLTMEREESEKFVQASVSVELPELPPSFDITRATVKCCGWIIEPFQQNGQLYSMVSYLVQVDFGGIFPSWLMNLVTRRQPLCIAYLREYLEKSQDQNA
- the LOC138026298 gene encoding uncharacterized protein isoform X2, which produces MISLLWLLYLFLIGVVIAYLTYALFFDSKEDPQEATPIRKKIQDLKELVPPTSGKGWQLQRVDSGIRTWQKTSESSPSWIQETIYACSIIVPVSGQKVIDVLKQPSLLLAWDPHVKKVQKVTVASNHDAISVSFNCSNIFLKIVQNIRDFFGEEVNAIYSRQWEVDASQTPEAWFMSSFTEKVISAEGAQWSCFFVSSIGNGENGEASCQVTLIVEPMLAHFAPVPWLTTSRLAGLQDFISHFKADTSTVRSSEAEVPVMTQSLSTSNNDATKLLENMTHVPSMMSCERETASSTLLPSKCEDDAHLGNVAVVAPVKAFRSQVTVTLSSSASSDYGFVNNTTADVQKTEHTISDPLCLPHLSSSESIENLIEKLCALSDGTEGTDGWISVGKFKGVDILKRPAREGERPWDTLKGTSLLCVPIHYIVAYVFSLDYRGEWDDLLKKGKTVQEYGPLSKVTLMEYKPVWPASGRDFCTFWHLKRIDESVVCFACEAVEHESCPEQKGLVRAELVIGGFVVKEISSDPPKCLVTYITRVDLKGSLPTRLVNRVTSTQPQGVAIIRDKLEARYQADRGASDSGEMSKIEKEGVELWKELTAGSNESEAEETSDLFSASGNVSYTSDMFPITEENMQLPFLDRRNIDFRTLGNQAVANLLGEVLMANQLEIEASKEFTEQQSADRDWSYQGTEKDVIILRKISPGERIHSFMGKGVIKLKPADVWQAIRDHMTRYVYDKMLKRIQVVKQIDDQAKILYLRLQAKQCLLKQARDFVLLTMEREESEKFVQASVSVELPELPPSFDITRATVKCCGWIIEPFQQNGQLYSMVSYLVQVDFGGIFPSWLMNLVTRRQPLCIAYLREYLEKSQDQNA